A single window of Cydia fagiglandana chromosome 25, ilCydFagi1.1, whole genome shotgun sequence DNA harbors:
- the LOC134677185 gene encoding small ribosomal subunit protein eS21, translating to MQNDAGEFVDLYCPRKCSASNRLIHAKDHASVQLVIADVDPASGRAAEGSKMYVVCGAIRRMGESDDCIVRLTKKDGILTKNY from the exons ATGCAGAACGACGCCGGTGAATTCGTTGACCTGTACTGCCCCAGGAAATG CTCGGCGAGCAACCGCCTGATCCACGCGAAGGACCACGCGTCCGTGCAGCTGGTGATCGCGGACGTGGACCCCGCGTCGGGGCGCGCCGCCGAGGGCTCCAAGATGTACGTGGTGTGCGGCGCCATCCGCCGCATGGGCGAGAGCGACGACTGCATCGTGAGGCTCACCAAGAAGGACGGCATTCTCACAAA GAACTACTGA
- the LOC134676868 gene encoding cilia- and flagella-associated protein 410, which produces MARLTEEMVIARSKQSDLSSIKKLNCWGAELGDVSLLRRMPNVEVLAFSINKIRSLQDFAGCRLLRELYVRKNEIKDLREIRHLRHLPALTSLWLDENPCTHHPQYRLTVLRNLPRLEKLDNVVVQQEELEEAQRRGSLIDSDDEGYPQQQEAYAESVRSGGSARRAALARSSDSSPERDEREREPAARDRRPGPYRDHHNSRHEQEPYRDHQRHEQTHAAPGSDGSEGAPEPERHDQQCPLSPARRAPDDERLEHPAGAAVTRSQYDPRWAREAPLRHSVSAHSVKEYAYAMNGDCRLGVTSPHEQYCERGDNRSEYTPSTVGRGEWERERDREPPRERDAHSAGFTSAVMGEHRGFTRRPVTRNSNLLSAVLCLVKELDYPSLEVAEMAVRCRMDELANAQ; this is translated from the exons GGGCGCGGAGCTAGGTGACGTCAGTCTACTGCGGCGGATGCCAAACGTAGAGGTGCTAGCCTTCAg CATAAACAAGATCCGCAGCCTACAGGACTTCGCCGGCTGCCGGCTGCTGCGAGAGCTGTACGTCCGCAAGAACGAAATCAAGGACCTGCGGGAGATCAGGCACCTGCGGCACCTCCCGGCGCTCACCTCGCTCTGGCTCGACGAGAACCCCTGCACACACCACCCACA GTATCGACTAACAGTGCTCCGTAACCTGCCGCGGCTAGAAAAGCTCGACAATGTCGTCGTGCAACAAGAGGAGTTGGAGGAGGCGCAGCGGCGAGGCTCGCTCATCGACTCAGACGATGAAGGATACCCACAACAACAG GAAGCGTACGCGGAGAGCGTGCGCAGCGGCGGcagcgcgcgccgcgccgccctcgCGCGCTCCAGCGACTCCAGCCCCGAGCGCGACGAGCGCGAGCGCGAGCCCGCCGCCCGGGACCGCCGCCCCGGCCCCTACCGGGACCACCATAACAGCAGGCACGAGCAGGAGCCTTATCGGGACCATCAGAGGCATGAACAG ACGCACGCCGCGCCCGGCAGCGACGGCTCGGAGGGCGCGCCCGAGCCCGAGCGGCACGACCAGCAG TGTCCACTGTCCCCCGCGCGGCGCGCGCCCGACGACGAGCGCCTCGAGCACccggccggcgccgccgtgaCGCGCTCGCAGTACGAC CCGCGCTGGGCGCGCGAGGCGCCGCTGCGGCACTCCGTCTCCGCGCACAGCGTCAAG GAGTACGCGTACGCGATGAACGGCGACTGCAGACTCGGCGTGACGTCACCGCACGAGCAGTACTGCGAGCGAGGTGACAACAG ATCAGAATACACACCCAGCACCGTAGGCCGAGGCGAATGGGAGCGTGAGCGAGACAGGGAGCCCCcgcgcgagcgagacgcacaTAGCGCGGGATTCACCTCCGCCGTCATGGGGGAACATCGCGGGTTCACCCGCCGACCCGTCACTAGG AATTCGAACCTGCTGTCGGCCGTGCTGTGCCTGGTGAAGGAGCTCGACTACCCGTCGCTGGAAGTCGCCGAGATGGCCGTCAG ATGCCGCATGGACGAGCTCGCCAACGCGCAGTGA
- the LOC134677182 gene encoding uncharacterized protein LOC134677182, translating to MHCFMRKITYFVRKKMLKRSSEGEDDDTRKLRKIRKMEKKIQKYKAAMTAADPETLSILEQNSVDENCDKLEEENNAHSDKPEETQEHHQEHEEEEGDVEIEEDLPQDILAALGEGGQDDDANYGAEIKSEIVKIIDTILTDGMNKEMHESLSKTKIPRNIKLLDAPKLNTEFAGFLNNSMTNRDNLLKDRQQDLGRAIALVTQTINDLTKKDFDKLQAIKSLSDSIRLLSNLHFNYTQIRRKLIAPFMDKSLTQNLNENKRSEFLYSKLEESVKTSSAMKRTINILKPKNTPKNYQNPRRQPAPNQYTPRTNNMNYKPRPYQSNQASTYKPQRSHQRPPQHARSTRRPITSHHRGGRAKYP from the exons ATGCATTGTTTTATGCGAAAAATTACATACTTTGTGAGAAAAAAGATGCTTAAAAGATCGAGTGAAGGTGAGGATGATGATACGCGAAAGTTACGGAAGATACGTAAGATGGaaaagaaaatacaaaaatacaaagcAGCCATGACAG CTGCGGATCCAGAAACATTGTCAATTTTGGAGCAAAATAGTGTGGATGAAAATTGTGATAAGTTGGAAGAAGAAAATAATGCTCATAGTGACAAACCAGAAGAAACCCAAGAACACCATCAAGAACATGAAGAAGAGGAAGGTGATGTTGAGATAGAGGAAGACCTGCCCCAAGACATCCTGGCTGCCCTCGGAGAAGGGGGACAGGACGATGATGCTAACTATGGAGCTGAAATAAAATCAGAGATTGTTAAGATAATCGACACTATACTAACAGATGGAATGAATAAAGAGATGCATGAATCCTTATCAAAAACTAAGATCCCGAGAAACATCAAACTGTTAGATGCTCCAAAACTAAATACAGAATTTGCAGGTTTTCTCAACAACTCCATGACTAATCGAGACAACTTACTGAAAGATAGACAGCAAGACCTGGGCAGAGCAATTGCTTTAGTTACTCAGACAATTAATGATCTAACTAAAAAAGATTTTGACAAATTACAGGCAATAAAGTCCCTGAGTGACAGCATAAGACTACTCAGTAACCTGCATTTCAATTACACTCAAATTCGAAGAAAGTTGATTGCACCATTTATGGATAAGTCGTTGACACAAAACCTAAATGAAAACAAGAGATCTGAGTTTTTATACTCTAAACTAGAGGAATCAGTAAAAACATCCTCTGCAATGAAACGCACAATCAACATTCTAAAACCCAAAAATACTCCAAAAAACTATCAGAATCCCAGGCGACAACCCGCCCCAAATCAGTACACGCCCAGAACAAACAACATGAATTACAAACCAAGACCATACCAGAGCAATCAGGCTTCAACCTACAAGCCACAGCGCAGCCATCAACGTCCACCACAACACGCGAGGTCAACCCGCCGACCAATAACATCCCATCATCGAGGAGGTCGTGCGAAGTACCCATAA